The following coding sequences are from one bacterium window:
- a CDS encoding OmpH family outer membrane protein, producing MKWNAKTIGIAAAAIVLIAALGFVVARSGPALGQSFTIGYVDMVRAVDAHPRKASAEGALKDYAQSQIADAQQRMKGLSAGQQQDIQRVTQQQVLKKRQELIGGLEKDIRAAIEKVAKEQGVGIVLSREVVLYGGVDLTDQVIKAIGGK from the coding sequence ATGAAGTGGAATGCCAAGACGATCGGCATCGCGGCGGCGGCGATCGTGCTCATCGCCGCCTTGGGGTTCGTGGTCGCGCGCTCCGGGCCGGCGCTGGGCCAGTCGTTCACGATCGGGTACGTGGACATGGTCAGGGCGGTCGACGCCCATCCCCGGAAAGCCAGTGCGGAAGGGGCGCTCAAAGACTACGCGCAGTCGCAGATCGCCGACGCGCAGCAGCGGATGAAGGGCCTGAGCGCGGGCCAGCAGCAGGATATCCAACGCGTGACGCAACAACAGGTGCTGAAGAAGCGCCAGGAGCTGATCGGCGGCCTCGAAAAGGACATCCGCGCTGCGATCGAAAAGGTCGCCAAAGAACAGGGGGTCGGCATCGTCTTGAGTCGCGAAGTCGTCCTCTACGGCGGGGTGGACTTGACCGATCAGGTCATCAAGGCGATCGGCGGCAAGTAG